The following proteins are encoded in a genomic region of Brachypodium distachyon strain Bd21 chromosome 1, Brachypodium_distachyon_v3.0, whole genome shotgun sequence:
- the LOC100823547 gene encoding protein PHOSPHATE STARVATION RESPONSE 3, producing the protein MSSQAVVAVKPTTAPDKTVHSYACGSTQSSVHKLPDAKLDHLRFLDDNLSSTSQSSNIKTELIRSSSLPFRLQKRSPLSDPESPLSHVSQPNFSDPMASNSSTFCTSLFSSSSTNSAPCQQKGALPFLPPPPKCEQQVIPGQSCSSSLHLTGDIGNAYDEAEHSDDMKDFLNLSGDASDASYHGEDNAMAFTEQMEFQFLSEQLGIAITDNEESPRLDDIYDTPPPQLSSLPVSSCSNQSLHNLGSPVKLPLCSARSSSGSTTTNKSRLRWTLELHESFVEAVNKLEGPEKATPKGVLKLMKVEGLTIYHVKSHLQKYRHARYLPDMKEDKKASLDCKKVQSAQSGSNGSYLDKNKNLAEALRMQMEVQKQLHEQLEVQRQLQLRIEEHAKYLHRILEEQQKASNGGSSSLKISTEPTESTSINGTAPEEATTSSPHPSKNIAAPEAGTECDSPVRNKRAKVHGDLESESPCS; encoded by the exons ATGAGCTCCCAGGCTGTTGTTGCTGTGAAACCAACCACTGCGCCAGACAAAACAGTGCATTCTTATGCCTGTGGATCAACACAATCTTCAGTTCATAAGCTGCCGGATGCTAAACTGGATCACCTACGGTTTTTGGATGATAATTTATCATCCACCAGCCAGTCATCAAACATCAAAACTGAGCTGATTCGGTCGTCCAGCCTGCCATTTAGACTTCAGAAAAGGAGCCCTCTATCTGATCCTGAGAGCCCGTTGTCCCACGTTTCACAGCCCAATTTTTCAGACCCCATGGCCTCAAATTCTTCAACGTTTTGTACAAGTTTATTTTCGTCATCTTCGACAAACTCAGCACCGTGCCAGCAAAAGGGTGCTTTGCCTTTCCTGCCACCCCCTCCTAAGTGTGAGCAGCAGGTTATCCCAGGGCAGTCATGTAGCTCCTCCCTGCACCTCACTGGTGATATTGGCAATGCTTATGATGAAGCTGAACACTCAGATGATATGAAAGACTTCCTCAATCTTTCTGGAGATGCTTCTGATGCCAGTTACCATGGTGAAGACAATGCAATGGCTTTCACCGAGCAAATGGAATTCCAGTTCTTATCTGAGCAGTTAGGAATCGCCATCACCGACAACGAGGAGAGTCCCCGGTTAGAT GACATCTACGACACACCACCACCGCAACTGTCGTCACTTCCAGTGTCATCCTGCTCCAATCAGAGTCTGCACAATCTTGGATCTCCAGTTAAACTCCCACTTTGCTCAGCACGGTCATCTTCTGGATCTACAACAACTAACAAGTCAAGATTGAGGTGGACACTGGAGCTTCATGAGAGTTTTGTAGAGGCTGTGAACAAGCTTGAAGGACCTGAAA AGGCAACTCCTAAGGGTGTGCTGAAACTTATGAAAGTAGAAGGTCTGACCATCTATCATGTGAAGAGTCATTTACAG AAGTATCGACACGCAAGGTATCTTCCAGACATGAAAGAAG ACAAGAAGGCTTCCTTGGACTGTAAGAAAGTACAGTCAGCACAGTCAGGTAGCAATGGCAGTTATCTGGACAAAAACAA GAACCTAGCAGAAGCTCTAAGGATGCAAATGGAGGTTCAGAAACAGCTTCATGAACAGCTAGAG GTGCAGAGACAATTGCAGCTACGGATAGAAGAACACGCAAAATACTTGCATAGAATACTGGAAGAGCAGCAGAAGGCCAGCAATGGGGGCTCGTCCTCACTGAAAATCTCAACAGAGCCGACTGAATCAACGTCGATAAATGGAACTGCGCCTGAAGAGGCCACCACTTCTTCACCTCACCCGTCCAAGAATATTGCTGCCCCAGAGGCAGGTACGGAGTGCGATTCGCCGGTGCGGAACAAGAGAGCCAAGGTTCACGGCGATCTCGAGAGTGAGTCCCCATGTTCATAG